The Naumovozyma dairenensis CBS 421 chromosome 1, complete genome genome includes a region encoding these proteins:
- the MCD1 gene encoding kleisin alpha (similar to Saccharomyces cerevisiae MCD1 (YDL003W); ancestral locus Anc_3.212) → MSSEQTPYTVLKISAKDGPLAQIWLAANMATIPKGSILQTNITESAKEIAKVSGCSSSKTDVEDHHITLRTSGELLQGIVRVYSKKAGFLLSDIKDTLTKISSLFKLNQRNQFKITINNNLNTIARLDQLILEDVVTERDVLITPGLEFLNDVDSTNFLHNNHGVNGAAYDDSMSRKVTGAAPLGNGMDPWDTSLEVGRRFNPDEDLEFQHVSGLDLDLDLDFDLDDDGSGNQNQKSKSWNEGTHESSLNKHHNVNNNDDLDIIQTAANDEDNNLPDMDWDLGINENDDRNNADQLLSPQNSEHGSDASVELGRRADGTLNDEPTTDFGFELDIEKESPSLDDTNEQEQQEQSIEQIEKPKQPRKARDPALNNTGKITFDNDTEIDYKENMNNTGLITLNEGNNLQIIGNSLEKDKFSQKRLWSEMATHLSYLPSTITDKLLSYQNIKKQRLHFVDEQHQSQQEDQEENEDMVEPQINMSLGLQDDLINDTGSETDIQLPTRSDDNFIGLQDDILPNDYVQDNDLENEDHRLPLQSQKIQLTTGEVVSRATVDMAELLRTQYVDSDVVNFKTILEDFHNQKADYNNDDNGDENNDIEPRITKREASKGFFDILSLATSGCIDLDQEETFGEINMTSRAPLFEKFIVS, encoded by the coding sequence atgtCATCTGAACAAACACCATACACggtattgaaaatatcagCAAAAGATGGTCCATTAGCACAAATATGGCTTGCAGCAAACATGGCAACCATCCCCAAGGGTTCCATCTTACAAACAAACATCACTGAATCTGCTAAAGAAATTGCAAAAGTATCAGGCTGCTCCTCCTCCAAAACAGACGTCGAGGACCATCACATAACGTTAAGAACATCAGGGGAACTATTACAAGGTATAGTAAGGGTATATTCCAAGAAAGCTGGGTTCTTACTAAGTGACATTAAAGATACTTTGACAAAGATTAGttctttattcaaattgaatcaaaGGAATCAATTTAAAATTACTATCAACAATAATTTGAATACTATCGCTAGATTGGATCAATTGATCTTAGAAGACGTCGTCACGGAGAGAGATGTCCTTATTACACCGGGATTAGAATTCTTGAATGACGTGGACTCTACAAATTTTCTACATAATAATCATGGGGTAAATGGCGCCGCTTACGATGATTCTATGAGTAGGAAAGTTACTGGTGCTGCTCCGTTGGGTAATGGAATGGATCCTTGGGATACATCTTTGGAAGTTGGCAGAAGGTTTAACCCTGATGAAGATTTGGAATTTCAACATGTTTCTGGGTTGGATTTGGATTTAGATCTCGATTTCGATTTGGATGACGATGGTAGTGgtaatcaaaatcaaaaatcaaaatcatgGAATGAAGGTACTCATGAAAGTTCTTTAAACAAACATCACAATGTCAACAACAATGATGATTtggatattattcaaaCTGCTGccaatgatgaagataacaACTTACCAGATATGGATTGGGATTTAggtattaatgaaaatgatgatcGTAATAATGCAGATCAATTATTATCTCCACAAAATTCAGAACATGGTTCAGATGCATCTGTTGAACTTGGTAGAAGAGCTGATGGTACTTTGAATGATGAACCAACTACTGATTTTGGTTTCGAATTAGATATCGAAAAAGAATCTCCATCATTAGATGATACTAACGAgcaagaacaacaagaacaaagtattgaacaaattgaaaaaccAAAACAACCACGTAAAGCAAGAGACCCTGcattaaataatacagGTAAAATTacatttgataatgatactGAGATTGAttacaaagaaaacatGAATAATACAGGACTAATCACTTTGAATGAAGGCAAcaatcttcaaataatagGAAACAGCTTagaaaaagataaattttCACAAAAGAGACTTTGGTCTGAAATGGCTACTCATTTGAGTTATTTACCATCAACAATTACTGACAAATTACTATCATACCAAAACATCAAGAAGCAAAGACTGCACTTCGTTGATGAACAACACCAATCACAACAGGAAGaccaagaagaaaatgaagatatggTTGAACCACAAATAAATATGTCTCTGGGCTTACAAGATGACCTTATTAATGACACTGGTTCAGAAACTGATATACAACTACCTACACGAAGCGATGATAACTTTATTGGACTACAAGATGATATCCTGCCAAATGACTACGTGCAAGACAATGATCTAGAAAACGAAGATCACCGCTTACCATTACAATCACAAAAGATACAATTAACCACTGGTGAAGTGGTATCGAGAGCAACTGTTGATATGGCAGAATTGCTGAGAACACAATATGTGGATTCTGATGTAGTAAATTTCAAAACCATTTTAGAAGACTTCCATAATCAAAAAGctgattataataatgatgataatggtgatgaaaataatgatattgaacCTCGTATAACAAAACGTGAAGCCAGTAAGGGATTTTTCGATATTTTGTCATTAGCTACGTCCGGTTGTATTGATTTAGATCAAGAAGAGACATTTGGAGAGATTAATATGACATCAAGGGCTCcattgtttgaaaaattcatcGTTTCATAA
- the VAB2 gene encoding Vab2p (similar to Saccharomyces cerevisiae VAB2 (YEL005C); ancestral locus Anc_7.137) — protein sequence METQFDPITSSISYSKLKSLPPLPHYKQLIWNSIFNDSIDELQNVQNDLINCHSIIQADINDELKQIDIIENHLKSSLKKIDSFYKKKIIKRRNHNSGFNHDSKSLDKLFINVDSIKENVSIIDNDLNDIIADFIKLDSNLPRKNQLLSLSSSSETSVNQSHYPLLFQLIKEKVNLPSSSETNRRKSNSNSSSSKSNPNLNTIDQKKGPVTKWNPVSPTLIPPVLTSKKTTEPSISTINEDININGDIIQAAKLSLDDLKTCI from the coding sequence ATGGAGACCCAGTTTGACCCAATAACAAGTTCGATATCTTACagtaaattgaaatcacTGCCTCCACTCCCCCATTACAAACAACTAATATGGAACTCTATATTCAATGATTCAATAGATGAATTGCAAAACGTTCAGAACGACTTAATTAATTGTCATAGTATCATACAAGCAGATATCAATGATGAACTGAAACAAATCGATATAATAGaaaatcatttgaaatcatcattgaaaaaaattgactcattttataaaaagaaaattattaaacgAAGAAATCATAACTCTGGTTTCAATCATGATTCCAAatcattagataaattGTTTATCAATGTTGATTCCATTAAGGAAAATGTTTCCATAATagataatgatttgaaCGATATAATAGCTGATTTCATAAAATtagattcaaatttaccaaggaaaaatcaattattatcattatcatcatcttcagaGACTTCTGTAAATCAGTCACATTATCCACTCTTGTTTCaattaatcaaagaaaaggTAAATTTGCCGTCATCATCAGAGACAAACCGtagaaaatcaaattctaacagttcatcttcaaaaagCAATCCTAACCTGAATACTATTGATCAGAAAAAGGGTCCTGTAACAAAATGGAATCCAGTATCTCCTACCTTAATACCACCAGTTTTAACTTCCAAGAAAACAACTGAACCATCAATATCGACAataaatgaagatattaacATCAATGGTGATATAATTCAAGCAGCAAAACTTTCTCTTGACGATTTGAAAACCTGCATATAA
- the ATP16 gene encoding F1F0 ATP synthase subunit delta (similar to Saccharomyces cerevisiae ATP16 (YDL004W); ancestral locus Anc_3.213) — protein MFRRHFLGLASKTSITRTSLLAKRFYAETVNSTSNVLKLQFALPHETLYSNTEVKQVNLPAKSGQIGILANHIPTVEQLNSGVVEIFESTNNSTKKYFIPGGFATMQPNSTLCITAVEAFPLDSFSEANVKSLLQEAKKNINSNDPKLASENTIKVELLENLLQSISKST, from the coding sequence ATGTTTAGACGTCATTTCCTTGGACTAGCTTCCAAAACATCAATAACAAGAACTTCCCTTCTAGCTAAGAGATTTTATGCAGAAACAGTCAATTCTACTTCAAACGTATTGAAATTACAATTCGCTTTACCTCACGAGACTCTATATTCAAACACAGAAGTAAAACAAGTTAATTTACCAGCTAAATCAGGTCAAATCGGTATATTAGCTAATCATATCCCCACTGTAGAACAATTGAATTCAGGAGTAGTGGAAATATTCGAAAGTACAAACAATTCcacaaagaaatatttcatcCCTGGTGGATTTGCAACAATGCAACCAAATTCAACATTATGTATCACTGCTGTGGAGGCATTCCCATTGGATTCATTCTCTGAGGCGAAtgttaaatcattattacaagaggcaaagaaaaatattaatagtaatgatCCTAAACTGGCTTCAGAAAATACCATTAAGGTTGaattattggaaaatttaCTTCAATCGATTTCGAAATCTACCTAG
- the UTP20 gene encoding Utp20p (similar to Saccharomyces cerevisiae UTP20 (YBL004W); ancestral locus Anc_3.211) — protein sequence MAKQKVTTKTTKRFRYSSFKAKIDDLKIEPARNLQKRVHDYVESSHFLASYEHWKDINLSAGFTNFSSEINNLVQTLPQILYHEEKIFNSLITYIDKFDEFSLQPLLDLLAQFCHDLGPDFMKFYERAVTSLIALLDSAIDSESLNIFEWGFNALAYIFKYLSRLLTDDLIPTFTLLFPLLSHKKEYLSRFSAEALSFLIRKANTKNLKTLTHYVFQKVINDEETNSYNGFLTLFTEALISTTGSLHSKAKVMLNTLIEESLTISDSDLCISLLCDIWMNISKHTDAENLAPIYDSVLELLDNNLKNFHLNNIVKLLSTMVFSESGKKVPDWSRITSIIQTIITHDKKSLLQSENVAFLFGVVLRNCDVKNITIYHKRMFDFYLEQYPDNFIEYFRFCLELCSEKVFSFNGMKYIQTFINIYWKSHGTKIALFLLDIQQRDSLKSKIKLTIPDEFISNILETLDSIHTARSEDLFDVYWRVIILKYSETSNFGILNPFTLKLLSNLTTPDDFSKDVVGSLIGVINPIEADDIMALLDALVANFSSYRNSLIYIEGLNELLNKSTKTHDLTKFVKSHADMYLELTDNMLLPDGKIRYQSLNLMTTLFNIEKKEFPSILEEFKRIEETPLSLSNARILTTRIRNLGPEFAKLEKDKIVTTTFLKCLFGLLTVRFSPLWDGVFEILPTVQGKDSELVWSNMLYFLKVLDEDFVLNYYEGPMQGDYDGFESNSQISRLHDTIHHFSTLWSKYFFKESSILDTTKAERGNLEYPKQIRTQTLKAMSLLPQLVERHSKDIIPYLFNQMEYSELFDNDGTGVAAPSAIHWQDSERNTLLKMLGKFKNIKSCFKAEEVHGRLLILLGSRSTDVQKLALDAILAYKDPILNKYRENLKNLLDDTLFRDEITKFLSKDESQVIEQGDEDILMPYVLRILFGRAQTPVTSGIKKGRKFAAISILPNLKEQFIIQFLQLGSSRFDFDYFFENQYQMESSEVSLTNMKKINGFVTILNSALGVLGANFPSVIDTVLRPLLYGIGMSYHALMIPNREIQVTKTAHNLRQQSLKCLNSIFQNLGESLNWSNFVNDIYTIVIKPRLGSFSDENLQQPSSLMNIMVYWATNEQFFPFLYHDNFASVHALMKTISSEHVKESVINVILEACNNIIKHPTQQDQYAELVAIVASTCLRVLPFLFKRFSNTESTSIATDLLLNMTESGFVQDDETKQFLIDSLVLILGDAKSMNTEDHLKILKVLSVLLENYNCSWNKIEKLYKVLSSLYKSYSDRTLRESLSSLFLVIGDRFSEMEQVSKLVADLNSFSTKRMQEYDFQRRLSAFKEFTENTYKTYSDMAWLPIIYTCLYFINDQEELAIRTNSTHTLIKFIDYINSKPTIADANVSISMLKNVILPALRTGLRKSDEAIQSEYINLLAYIVESAKYYKDLEDMKVLMFEGDEEANFFTNITHIQLHRRQRAIRRLSDHANELSDSSISHYLIPIVEPYAYSTEEKYRNIGNEALLTIGSLSNFMSWNQYKALVRRYVSTLKNKPNSIKVTVLLINQTSASLRNSLCQLRGKTDSGLLLRKLPNTLDEPERFITDELYPTLSKILGVRDDETIVSRIPLAEALVNFTMGLPDEGIVSLLPGILSKICQVLRSKSEDLREAVRSTLAKISTNLGPTYLTFIIKELISALQRGSQIHVLSFTVHHVLKSLESVLNHSDLDASAGMLVRVIMEDMFGTAGQEKDSDNYHSKMKEVKVNRSYDTAEVLSANISLSHFHEILRPIKALLMERINMKNQNKLTELLRRYSLGINHNEAASKTDVLSLCYEIFTQPELEARKPKREIKPVNEKEEFFLVNLNFKNTRVQTESSLYTHVMQKFALDLLRTVISRHKNLMTVSYLEGFIPLLKDALLSDNESLLTSTLRVLVILVKLDFSEESEPIFKNCARKVLNIIKDSPTTSSELCQMGLKFLSSFIRHKDIKLKDTALSYVLGKILPDLVEPTKQGLAFGFLKSLVSKHVRLPEIYDVINTVREVMVTNHSKEIRDVSRSVYYQFLMEYDQSKGRLEKQFKFMVDNLEYPSQEGRQSVMELINLIITKSTPELLAKLSSSFFISLANVSFNDDSPRCREMATVLLTHMFKVLEPSSLSTIEKYIIAWLKQSEDYTFLNLGLRVYKIYLTSVGLGKNIQLDELAINRIRWILSETGVGSEVPWDLIYTTINDFSTICENSEIVYDGSYKSIWDNIIGCLLYPHMWIRQSSSRLVSNYLIDNLDKFSKKFTDFEIQTICSRVLHQLNAPAISEGLAQESVKLLLKIVKLWDANKTPYVTKEATKQMGAEEEEPMVMKTNYKNAIDYVVTRLSSIVRSEENPTDSFLSKKSCIQLMALIIQVLNDENEIISLSEKIILPLYVYLEENHNYNASEEQEQLGIFAQECMQMLESKVPVSAFTKAYSNVKQIVIRRRQERKAKRATLAINAPDLAAQKKLRKHNRSREKRKHEKDDSGYYQRKNKKRRA from the coding sequence ATGGCTAAACAAAAAGTTACTACAAAGACGACCAAGAGGTTTAGATATTCATCTTTCAAGGCAAAGATCGATGACTTGAAAATCGAACCCGCAAGAAACCTTCAAAAAAGAGTTCACGATTATGTTGAATCATCCCATTTCCTAGCGTCTTACGAACATTGGAAAGATATTAATTTGAGTGCGGGTTTTACCAACTTTTCCAGTGAAATTAATAACTTAGTTCAAACATTGCCCCAGATTTTATACCATGAGGAGAAAATCTTTAATTCACTTATAACATacattgataaatttgatgaattttcaTTACAGCCATTATTAGACCTATTAGCCCAGTTTTGTCACGATTTAGGCCCAGACTTTATGAAGTTTTACGAAAGAGCAGTTACATCATTAATTGCATTACTAGACTCTGCAATCGACTCAGAATCATTAAACATATTCGAATGGGGATTCAATGCATTAGCatatatcttcaaatatttatcaagaCTATTGACAGACGATTTAATTCCAACTTTTACTCTTCTTTTCCCACTGCTATCCCACAAAAAGGAATACTTATCAAGATTCTCAGCAGAAGCATTATCATTCCTTATTAGAAAAGCTAACAccaaaaatttgaaaactcTAACTCATTACGTTTTCCAAAAGGTCATCAATGATGAAGAGACTAATTCTTATAATGGGTTCTTAACCTTATTCACTGAAGCGTTAATATCTACTACTGGATCATTACATTCGAAGGCCAAAGTCATGTTAAATACTCTAATCGAAGAAAGTTTAACTATATCGGACTCCGACTTATGTATTTCACTTTTGTGCGACATATGGATGAATATCTCTAAACATACTGATGCGGAAAATTTAGCACCCATCTATGACAGTGTattagaattattagaCAACAATCTGAAGAATTTTCACTTGAATAATATCGTTAAGCTTTTATCCACAATGGTCTTCTCTGAAAGCGGTAAGAAAGTCCCGGATTGGTCACGAATAACTTCTATAATTCAAACAATCATAACTCATgataaaaaatcattattacaatCAGAAAACGTTGCATTCTTATTTGGTGTAGTCTTACGTAATTGTGatgtgaaaaatataaccATATATCATAAGAGAATGTTTGATTTCTATTTAGAACAATATCCAgataatttcattgaatatttccGTTTCTGCTTAGAACTATGTAGCGAAAAAGTGTTTTCATTCAATGgtatgaaatatattcaaacatttattaatatatactGGAAATCACATGGGACCAAAATTGCCTTATTCTTATTAGATATTCAGCAAAGAGATAgtttaaaatcaaaaattaaactAACGATCCCTGATGAGTTCATTTCTAATATTCTGGAAACATTGGACAGTATCCATACCGCAAGATCTGAAGATTTGTTTGATGTGTATTGGAGGGTAATTATACTGAAATATTCCGAAACATCCAACTTTGGAATATTAAATCCATTTACACTCAAATTGTTATCCAACTTGACTACGCCTGATGATTTTAGTAAGGACGTCGTAGGTTCTTTGATTGGAGTTATTAATCCAATAGAAGCAGATGATATTATGGCTTTGCTGGATGCATTGGTTGCAAATTTCTCATCATACAGAAACAGTCTAATTTATATCGAAGGTTTGAATGAACTACTAAATAAATCCACGAAAACACATGATTTGACTAAATTTGTAAAATCACATGCTGATATGTATCTCGAGTTAACAGATAACATGCTACTTCCTGACGGGAAAATACGTTACCAATccttgaatttgatgactacattgtttaatattgaaaagaaagaattcCCAAGTATATTAGaagaattcaaaagaaTCGAGGAAACTCCATTGTCTTTATCAAACGCTCGTATATTGACTACAAGAATAAGGAACCTTGGACCAGAATTTGCTAAGTTGGAGAAAGATAAAATAGTTACAACTACATTTTTGAAGTGTTTATTCGGTCTCTTGACAGTGAGATTCTCTCCGCTATGGGATGgtgtttttgaaatattacCTACTGTTCAAGGGAAAGATTCAGAGTTAGTATGGTCCAATATGTTGTACTTCTTAAAAGTTCttgatgaagattttgTTTTAAATTACTATGAAGGTCCTATGCAAGGTGATTACGACGGttttgaatcaaattcTCAAATATCAAGATTACATGATACCATTCACCACTTCTCAACTTTATGgtccaaatatttcttcaagGAATCGTCTATACTTGATACTACGAAGGCAGAAAGAGGAAACTTAGAATATCCAAAACAAATTAGAACTCAAACTTTGAAGGCAATGTCTCTTCTTCCACAATTAGTCGAACGCCATTCCAAAGATATTATaccatatttatttaatcaAATGGAGTATTCAGAACTTTTCGATAATGATGGAACAGGTGTTGCCGCACCATCTGCTATCCACTGGCAAGATTCGGAAAGGAATACTCTTTTAAAAATGCTTGGTAagtttaaaaatataaaatcaTGTTTCAAAGCAGAAGAAGTTCATGGCagattattaattttactAGGAAGTAGATCAACAGACGTTCAAAAATTGGCATTAGATGCTATTTTAGCCTACAAAGATCCTATTCTTAACAAATACAgagaaaatttaaagaatctATTAGATGATACGCTTTTCAGAGatgaaattacaaaattccTTTCGAAGGATGAATCTCAAGTTATTGAACAAGGGGATGAAGATATCCTAATGCCTTATGTCCTGAGGATTCTTTTTGGTCGTGCTCAAACACCAGTTACCAGTGGCATCAAGAAAGGAAGAAAGTTTGCTGCTATTTCTATTCTACCGAACTTAAAAGAACAATTTATCATACAATTCTTGCAATTAGGTAGTAGTagatttgattttgattacTTCTTCGAGAACCAATATCAAATGGAAAGTTCTGAAGTTTCATTGACAAacatgaagaaaattaatgGGTTCGTCACGATTTTGAATTCTGCATTAGGTGTTCTCGGTGCTAACTTTCCATCTGTAATTGACACAGTTTTACGACCCCTCCTTTATGGTATTGGAATGTCATATCATGCATTAATGATTCCAAATCGTGAAATCCAAGTCACTAAAACTGCCCATAATTTAAGACAACAATCTTTAAAATGTTTGAATtctattttccaaaatttagGTGAGTCATTGAATTGGAGCAACTTTGTTAATGATATATACACTATCGTCATAAAACCACGTCTTGGCAGTTTTTCTGACGAGAATCTACAACAGCCTTCATCACTAATGAACATAATGGTTTATTGGGCTACTAATGAGCAATTTTTCCCATTCTTATACCATGATAATTTTGCATCCGTTCATGCACTTATGAAGACAATTTCCAGCGAACATGTCAAAGAATCAGTTATAAATGTCATATTAGAAGCGTGcaacaatataataaaacatCCAACACAACAAGATCAATATGCTGAGTTAGTAGCTATCGTTGCTTCCACATGTTTACGGGTCCTTCCATTTTTATTCAAGAGGTTCTCCAACACAGAATCTACATCAATTGCTACTGATTTGTTATTGAATATGACCGAATCTGGATTTGttcaagatgatgaaactaAACAATTCTTAATCGATTCCTTGGTTTTAATATTAGGCGATGCTAAGAGTATGAATACCGAGGATCATCTTAAGATATTAAAGGTATTGTCTGTgttattagaaaattataaCTGCTCTtggaataaaattgaaaaactaTACAAAGTTCTCTCCAGTTTGTACAAAAGCTATTCTGATCGTACTCTAAGGGAATCATTAAGTTCATTATTCTTAGTTATTGGCGATAGGTTTTCTGAGATGGAACAAGTGTCTAAGTTAGTGGCCGATTTAAACTCCTTCTCTACTAAACGTATGCAAGAATATGATTTCCAAAGAAGACTATCTGCGTTTAAGGAATTCACTGAAAATACTTATAAAACATATTCCGATATGGCTTGGTTACCTATAATCTATACCTgtctttattttattaacgATCAAGAAGAACTGGCTATACGGACAAATTCTACTCATACAttgattaaattcattgattatATAAATTCTAAACCAACCATAGCAGACGCCaatgtttcaatttcaatgtTGAAAAACGTTATATTACCAGCTTTACGAACTGGACTAAGAAAATCAGATGAAGCAATTCAAtctgaatatattaatctATTGGCATATATTGTTGAAAGTGccaaatattataaagatTTGGAGGATATGAAAGTACTTATGTTTGAAGGTGATGAAGAAGCCAATTTCTTTACTAACATCACTCATATTCAATTACATCGTCGTCAAAGAGCCATTAGAAGATTAAGTGACCATGCCAACGAACTATCTGACAGTAGTATCTCTCATTATTTGATTCCGATCGTAGAACCGTATGCTTACTCtactgaagaaaaatatagaaatatTGGTAATGAGGCTTTGTTAACTATCGGTTCATTGTCCAATTTCATGAGTTGGAATCAATACAAAGCTTTGGTAAGAAGATATGTTTCCACATTAAAGAACAAACCTAATTCAATCAAAGTTACTGTTcttctaataaatcaaacTTCTGCCTCCTTGAGGAACTCTTTATGCCAATTAAGAGGTAAGACTGATTCAGGATTATTGTTGAGAAAACTTCCAAATACACTTGATGAACCTGAACGATTTATTACTGATGAGTTATATCCAACCCTTTCCAAAATTCTTGGTGTAAGAGATGATGAAACTATAGTTAGCAGGATTCCCTTGGCTGAAGCGTTGGTTAATTTCACTATGGGCCTTCCTGATGAAGGAATTGTAAGTCTTCTTCCTGGTATCTTAAGTAAAATCTGTCAAGTTCTTAGAAGTAAATCTGAAGATCTACGTGAAGCTGTTAGAAGTACATTAGCCAAAATTAGTACTAATCTAGGTCCTACTTATTTGACCTTCATTATTAAGGAATTAATCTCTGCTCTTCAAAGAGGTTCGCAAATACACGTACTGAGTTTTACTGTTCATCATGTATTAAAATCTTTAGAATCAGTTTTAAATCATTCAGATTTGGATGCATCTGCAGGTATGTTAGTTAGAGTGATTATGGAAGATATGTTTGGTACTGCTGGTCAAGAAAAAGATTCTGACAATTATCATTCTAAGATGAAAGAAGTTAAAGTTAATAGAAGTTATGATACAGCAGAAGTTCTTTCAGCcaatatttcattaagTCATTTCCACGAGATTTTACGTCCCATCAAGGCATTATTGAtggaaagaattaatatgaaaaatcaaaataaattgacCGAATTATTAAGACGTTATTCTCTTGGTATAAATCATAATGAAGCTGCATCTAAAACAGATGTGTTATCTTTATGTTACGAAATATTTACACAGCCTGAATTAGAGGCACGTAAACCAAAGAGGGAAATAAAACCTGttaatgaaaaggaagaatTTTTCCTAGtcaatttgaatttcaaaaatacgAGAGTTCAAACTGAATCTTCTTTGTATACTCATGTTATGCAAAAATTTGCATTGGATTTGTTACGTACTGTTATTTCAAGGCATAAGAATTTGATGACAGTTTCATATTTGGAAGGATTTATCCCATTATTAAAGGATGCATTATTATCCGATAATGAATCTTTGTTAACAAGTACTTTACGTGTTCTTGTGATATTGGTTAAATTGGATTTCAGTGAAGAATCTGAACCAATTTTCAAGAATTGTGCAAGAAAAgtattaaatattattaaggATTCTCCTACTACTTCAAGTGAATTATGTCAAATGGGGCTAAAGTTTTTATCGTCATTCATTCGTCATAAGGATATTAAATTGAAGGATACTGCATTAAGTTACGTATTGGGTAAGATTTTACCTGATTTAGTTGAGCCTACTAAGCAAGGTCTTGCCTTTGGatttttaaaatctttaGTTTCTAAACACGTTAGATTACCTGAAATCTATGATGTTATTAATACCGTTCGAGAAGTCATGGTTACCAATCATTCTAAAGAAATTCGTGATGTTTCTAGAAGtgtttattatcaatttttaatGGAATATGATCAAAGTAAAGGTCGTCTAGAGAaacaattcaaattcatgGTTGATAATTTAGAGTATCCATCACAAGAAGGTAGACAATCAGTCATGGAgttaattaatttaattattaCTAAATCTACACCTGAATTATTGGCcaaattatcttcatcatttttcatatcTTTAGCTAATGTTTCCTTCAATGATGATTCACCAAGATGTCGCGAGATGGCTACTGTTTTATTAACACATATGTTTAAAGTCTTAGAACCATCAAGTTTATCAACTATtgagaaatatattattgcATGGTTAAAGCAATCTGAAGATTATACCTTTTTAAATTTGGGATTAAGAGTTTACAAGATATACTTAACAAGTGTTGGTTTAGGTAAGAATATTCAATTAGATGAATTGGCTATTAATCGTATCAGATGGATTCTATCAGAAACTGGTGTTGGATCTGAAGTTCCATGGGATTTAATCTATACCACGataaatgatttttctACAATTTGTGAGAATTCAGAAATTGTTTATGACGGTTCATACAAATCAATTTGGGATAACATTATTGGTTGTTTATTATATCCTCATATGTGGATACGTCAATCATCATCCAGATTAGTTAGtaattatttgattgataatttagataaattttccaaaaagtTCACAGACTTTGAAATTCAAACTATTTGTTCTAGAGTATTACATCAACTGAATGCACCAGCTATATCAGAGGGATTAGCTCAAGAATCAGTTAAACTGTTGTTGAAGATTGTTAAACTTTGGGATGCAAATAAGACGCCATATGTTACTAAGGAAGCTACGAAACAAATGGGTGccgaagaagaagaaccGATGGTCATGAAGACGAATTATAAGAATGCTATTGATTATGTAGTGACGAGATTAAGTTCCATTGTTAGAAGTGAAGAAAATCCAACCGATTCATTCCTGTCTAAGAAATCATGTATTCAATTAATGGCATTAATTATTCAAgtattaaatgatgaaaatgaaattatttccTTGTCagaaaagattattttGCCATTGTATGTTTATTTGGAGGAAAACCATAATTATAATGCAAgtgaagaacaagaacaattagGTATATTTGCACAAGAGTGTATGCAAATGTTGGAATCTAAGGTTCCAGTATCTGCTTTTACTAAGGCTTATTCTAATGTTAAACAAATTgttattagaagaagacAAGAGAGGAAAGCTAAAAGAGCGACATTGGCAATTAATGCACCAGATTTAGCAGctcaaaagaaattaaggAAGCATAATAGATCAAGAGAGAAAAGAAAGCATGAAAAAGATGATAGTGGttattatcaaagaaaaaataagaaaagaaggGCTTGA